CGCGGAGCGGCTGCGTGCGCGCCTGGGCGACGGTCCGGTGCCTGTCGGCGAGGCCACCGCCTCGGCCGGTGCCCTCACGCCCCCCGCTGAGCCTCCGCTCGACGAGCGCGGCAGTGAGCTGCTGCTGTGGTGCGCCGGTCCGCACCGGGCCGCGCCCGGCAGCCTGGTCGTGGCGGGAGGGCCAACACCCGAGGGCCACGGTCACGCCTTCCGGAAGCATCTGCGGTGACCGCGGTTGCCGCGGTCGCGACGGACTGCTGCTCACGCCGCCGCCCCTCGCGCCCGCTTGAGGGGGGCTATAGCGTGGCGGGCCGGCTGCGGCAGCGAGGCTTGGGCCCCATGGACGGTGAAGGCGATCTGGTCGCGACCGCGGCGCAGGCCGAGGCGCTTGCGGCGCGCATCCTCGACTGTGAGCGCATGCGCCCGCTGGTGGGGGTGTCCACGCACTGGAGCAGCGGGCAGCCGTGTGTGGACGTCGCGGCCTTGCGCGCCGAGGTCGCCGCGGTCGCCGACGTCGCTGTCGTGGAGACCGGCGAGGCGAGCTGGGCGCTGGCGACGGCGCTGCCCGAGCGCCTCGACGTCTACAACGGCGCGCTGCGTCTGTGGCGCCCGGGCGTGGAGGCGGGCGCGGACCGGCGCGCCCACCCGTTGCTGATGATCCGCTCGCCCGGCGACGCTTCGGCTGCGGTGGGCCGCCTGCGCTCAGAGCTGGGCATGGACGGGGACGCCGGGTCCTCGTCGGTGGAGCGCCCGGTGGTCGGGGCCACCGTGACCGCCACGGTGGTGGCGGTCACGGCCCGCGACGCCACGGTGGACATCGCCGGGACCACCGCCCGGGTGGCTCGCTCAGGGTTGGCGCAGGGCCGCATCAGCGACGCCCGCGACGTGCTGCGCGTCGGCCAGGCAGTGCGCGCGCGGGTGTTGCGGGTGGAGCGCGACGGGCCCGTCGTGACGCTCAAGACCGGTTCTCCCTCGCCGTGGCGGCAGTTCGTCATCGAGTACGCCGAGGGTGACGTGGTGCGCGGCCGTGTCGACGCCGTGCGCGGCGACATCGCCCTGGTGGAGGTTGCTCCCGGCGTGCGTGGCCGCCTGGACCGGGCGCAGATGGCCGCCGACACGGCGTTGGCGCCCGGTCAGGTGATCGCGGTCCGGATCGTGTCGTTCGACCAGGGCGGGGCTGGGCTGGCGCTGTCGATGGCGAGCGTGGGGCCCACCGAGCGTCCCCGGCCGGGTCTGGTGGTGCTGCCCGACGGCCCGGTGTTCCTCGGCGCGGGCGAGGGCGAGGAGACCCGCGACCTGCGAGCGAGCCTTGATGCCGCCAACGCGCGCCTGGCCGCGCTGGAGGCCGACTGCCAGCAGCTGCAAGGCGAGCTCGACGCGGTCTGCCAGGACCGCCAGCGCGCCTTCGAGGCGCTGCGCGCGACCCGTGCGCAGGCCCACGAGCTGCGCAAGCAGGTGCGCGGTGAGCGCGAGCGGCGCCGGCAGCTGCAGGCGCGGCTGGGCCTGGCGGTGGAGGTCAGCGACGCCGAGGAGTTCGTGGAGGCGGTGCGCGCCGCCTACCAACGTCTGTATCCTGCCGCCGACCGCCAGCGGTACCCGCTGAGCCGGATGCGGGTGGGCGCGCAGCTGCTCGACCGCCTCGACGAGCTTGACGCGGTGCCCGCCGACAAGGTCGTGGAGGTGTGCGCGCATGTGGCTGCCGGCCGCCACTGGGAGATCGCCGGCCTGCAGGTCCACCAGCTGCGCGACACCGTGCGGGGGTCCGTGCGGGTCCGCGCCAGCGACGGCGCGCAGGCCTGGCGGTGCGCGTTGCAGCTCAACCGTCCGTCGGCGCGGCGGCTGCACTGGTGGGAGATCCCCGGTACGCCGCGCGCGGTCGAGTTCGCGTCCGTGGGCGTCCACGACGACGTCGACATCCCCTGCTGACCGTTTCGGTGCCCATCAGTCGGCCTCGATCTGCTGCCGGTCGTGTGCGGTGGCCACGTCAGCCCCCGCCACCACAGCCTTCCAGCTGCGTGGGTGTGTCGTAGGCTCGGTGTGGACGTGCGCGCTGCCGCAGGGACGCGCGCGTCGGTGCCGGTCCGTGGGTGGCCGTGAGAGCGGGGGCGGTCACGGCGAGCAGACGGGTCAAGGTTCCAGTCGACGGGTCCTTGTGCCTGCCTGGTCGCGGGCCGGACGCCGGCGCAACCTGGCGTCCGGCGACGGATCGACGGGCGTGGTTGGACCTACTGTCGGGGAGACCCGGGCTCCGCGACAGATCGGTCTCTCCCGCTGGATCTACCGGTCGGTAGGTCGCGGCGTTCCCGCCTGCGCGCCAGCAGGTCGCCGGCGTCGCCGGCGTCGGTGGCGGTGACCCGTCGGGCGGCGGCGCCTATCATCGGGTCGTTGCGGGGCGGGGTCCGTTCGCGATCCGTTCGCAGTCGCCGCGCAGGGGGGGGGCGTCGGCGAGCCGGTCGGCAACCGAGGGGTCGAGATCATGACGTGCGGTGCTCGTGGCCGTGGACTGCGGCTGCTCGCCGCGCTCGCTGCGCTGTCCCTGTGGGCGGCGTTGGCCCCCGCCGCGACAGCCGACCCGGCCGGGGCCGGCCCTGGCGCCCCGCCGGAACGCCCGGACGGTTCGTGGGACGGGGCCGCGTTCGCGCCTGACGAGGTCATCGTCAGGTGGCGCGCCGGGGCGAGCGCGTCGGCGCGCTCGGGCGCCCGGGCGCAGCACGGGCTCGTGGCGACCGGGTCCGCGCCCCGGACGGGTGTGGAGTTCCACCGCATCACCAACGGCCGTGCGCCCGACGCCGTCGCTCGTGGCTTGCAGCGTGACGGGCGGGTCGAGCACGCCGAACCGAACTCCGTGCTGCGCGCGCTGGCCGACCCGCCCAACGACCCGGCCTTCGGGTCCCAGTGGGGCCTGCACAACACCGGTCAGACGATCGAGGCCAACCCCGGCGTGGCGGGCGTGGACGTCGATGTGCTCGACGCGTGGGACGACAGCCTCGGCGCGGACGTCGTCGTGGCGGTCATCGACGAGGGCACCGACCGGGAGCACCCCGACCTGAACGCGAACATGTGGGTCAACCCCGACCCCGGCACGGACCTGCGCTATCCCGACGACGACTTCGGGTGGGACTTCCACCACGACGACAACTCGGTGTTCGACCCCGCAGACGGCGACTCGCATGGCACCCATGTGTCAGGCACGGTGGCTGCCGTCACCGACAACGGCCTCGGCGTCGCCGGGGTGGCGCCCGACGCGACGGTCATGCCGTTGAAGTTCCTCGGCCCCGACGGCGGGTTGCTGGAAGACGCCATCCTTGCGATCGACTACGCCGCGGAGCGCGGGGTGCGCATCGCCAACAACAGCTGGGGCAGCGACGGTTTCAGCGAGTTCCTCGGCGACGCCATCGAAGGCTCGGGGATAGCGTTCATCGCGGCGGCCGGCAACGAGGGCCGTGACGTCGACGCGGCCCCGACGTACCCGTGCAGCTACGACCTGCCCAACGTGCTGTGCGTCGCCGCGGTCGACAACAACGGCGACCTGGCCGGCTACTCCAACTTCGGTGCCGCCTCGGTGCACGTCGGGGCGCCGGGCACGGCCGTCGCCTCGACCTTTCCCCGGCTGCCCGACATGACGATGGCGCTGCAGATCGACGCGCCGGCCTACGACGCGATGTTCTGGGGCTTTGACCTGTCCGACGTGTCCGGGGGCGCCGCGCCGCGCACCGACGCGCTCGACCGGGCACTGGACCACCTCGGCGCGGCCGCCGACGACCCGATCCTGCTCGTCGACGACGACGAGTCCGCGCTCGGTTTCCCCGACGCGCGACCGCTCTACCTGGACGCGCTCGGGGCCGGTGGCTACACCGACGTGACCGTCCACGATGTCGTCGCCGACACCGCCGGTCCGACGGCGGCGCAGATGGACGGCCACACGGTCGTGTGGTTCACCGGCGCGGCGTTCGGTGACCCCCCCGACGGGGCGACGACCCTGACCGACGCCGACCAGGCGAACCTCACCACGTTCCTCGACGCCGGCGGGGCGCTCCTGCTGGCGGGAGCCGACGCGATCTACCGCATCGAGGGCAGCGCGTTCGTGTCCGACCGGCTGCACGCCGAGTTCCTGGGTGAGACCACCGGGCGGGCGGGCCTTCAGGGCCAGGCCGGCACCGTCTACGACGGGGCCGTCTACGACCTGGTGGCCAACCTGTTCGTGGACAACATCGCCCCGGCCAGCGCCGCGGCGACCCCCGCCCTGACGTTTCCCGGCGAGACGACGTATGCGGATGCGTACGCCTTCCTGGCGGGCACGTCGATGGCGACCCCGCACGCCTCGGGCGTCGCCGCGCTCGTCGCATCGCTGCGCCCGGCGTTGTCGGGAACCGAGATCGTCGACCTGCTGAAGGACACCGCGGTCCCCCTCGCCGCGCTCGACGGGGTCACCACCACCGGTGGCCTGGTGAGCGCGTCGGCGGCGGTGCAGGCCACGCTCGCCCTGCCCGAGCTGGCCGTGCCCGGCGCGCCGGCGGGGGTGTCGGCGGTGGCTGGGGATGGTGCGGCGACGGTGTCGTGGTCGGCGCCGGGCGCCGACGGTGGCAGTGCGGTCACCGGGTACACGGTGACGGCCGAGCCGCGTGGGGCGTCGGTGACGGTGGGCGGTGACGCGCGGGAGGCCACGGTGGCGGGCCTGGACAACGGCACGGCGTACACGTTCACGGTGCATGCCACCAACGCGGTCGGTGACGGCCCGGCGTCGGCGGCCAGCGCGCCGGTCACGCCGCTGTCGCCGGAGGCGTGCCCCGAGGGCGGGGTGCCCGACGCCGGCTTCGGCGACGTCGCCGCCGGCAACGTGCACGCGGCCGCGGTCAGCTGCGCGGCCTGGTACGGCCTGGCGCAAGGGACGGGCGCGACGACCTTCGCCCCCGGCACCAGCGTGCGCCGTGACCAGATGGCCTCGTTCATCGGCCGGCTGGTCGAGCAGGCCGGGGTGGAGCTCGACGCGTCGGGCGCGCCGTTCGGCGACGTGGCCGGCAACGTCCACGCCCCCCGCATCAACGGGCTGGCCAACGCGGGCATCGTCCAGGGGGTGCGCCCCGGCGAGTACGCGCCGAGCGCGCTGGTGACCCGCGACCAGATGGCGTCGTTCCTCGTGCGCACCTACGAGCTCCTCGTCGAGCAGACGCTGCCGGCGCCGCCGCACGGGTTCACCGACGTGGCCGGCACCGTGCACGAGGCCGCGATCGCGAAGTCGGCCGGCGCCGGCTTCGCCCGCGGGCTGAGCGCGACGACGTACGGGCCGCGCCAGCAGGTCCGACGCGACCAGATGGCGTCGTTTCTGACCCGTGTGCTGCAACAGCTGGTGCACGACGGCCTGGTCCAGTCCCGGGCATGACAGGCGGGCCAGCGCCTGGCAGCCCACTCCGCGCTGGCGCCGACGTGGTGCTAACGTGACCACTTCGCGGGTTCGCGGGTAGGCCGGGTGGTGCCCGGAGAGCGCGTGTCAGCTGGGCAGCAGCTGCGCGTGCCGGAGCTCGTCGATGGTCGCCTCTGGAACGCCCAGGACGTCGAGGTGGACGATCGAACGGTCCGAGGGGCCCGCGACGATGTCCACGACCCTGGCCAGGAAGGGCTCCACCGGGTCGCCGGCCACGATGATGGCACCAGGACGCACCCGCTCGGGAGCGTTCGCGCGGTCGAGGAACGCCCACACGTAGCCGGAGTCGTCCACCTCCAGGACATCCGCCGGGAGCGTCACCAGGACGTCGGGGGCCTCGGTCATCGCATCCTCCCGATGAAGTGGGGGTTCTGGTGGACTGGCCCGAGCACAACCAGCAGGCGCGTCGCCTCCGCCTCAGTGTAGGCCCGCAGGACGACGCTGTAGTGGGGCACGCCGAACGCCCGTCCCAGCTGAACCGCTCCATTGCCTGCGTGGCGTTGGCGAGTAGCCCCTGCACGGTGAGCGGCCACCCGCGGACGACCAGGTCGGCTCCTGCGTCGACCACCGGGTAGTGATCGGTCGGTGTGGAGAGCTTGGCGATGAGCGGTCGTCCGTCACCAGCGCGGACGAGCGCCTTCGGGCGAGCGCCCCCGACTGGCGAGCCGGCGTTGAGCACCCAATCGATGTGCTGCTCGACGGTCCACACGGGCCGCTCCGGCTGTGGCGGGGGCTCGGCATGGTAACGGGGGACCAGCGCGAGCGTGCAGGGGCGTCTCGGCCAGTTGGCAGGTCGTCAGGGGCTGGCGCGATGAGGTCCCGGGTGCCCGTGTTTGCGGATGCACGCCGCTCCGGCCCGGGGCAGCACGACCCCGCAGCGCCCGTGCGCCCGTCCTGACAGGACCGCGTCGGTGTCCGCGGGCGCCTGCGTGCGATCGCGTGCCCGCTCCAGAGCCGCGATGAGCGCCGCCCGCGGGTCGGGCGCACCAGCTGCCCAGCCGGCCGTCATCGCCGCTTCGATCTCGTCTCTTGACAACAGCGACGCTTGCTCCTCGGTCAGGAGCCCGGATCGGACGGCTGCCAGGCGCATCCCCTCGGGCGCGGGCTCGGGTCGAAAGTCCCAGCCGTCCAGACCGACGTCCTCGGCAAGGATGTCGAGAATCGTGAGGGCCTCCCACAGGAAGGTCACCTCGTCGTCGGTGAGCAGGCCGCTGGCCACCAGGGCCGCAGCCATGTCGTAGACCTTGTTGGCGGACCGGGGTCCCAGGCACAGCACATCGATCAGGCCGACGCCGTTGACGTCGCCGGCACGGTAGATGATCCGCTTCTCACCGGCGAGCACATCTTCGGTGTTCCAGCCTTGCAGTGGCGAGCTCAGCGGGTGCTTGCCCGCAGGGTCTTCGTACAGACGTACGGCGGCAGACAGCACCGATACCTGCTCGTCGGGGTGAAGGCCCGCGATCTGTTCGACGCACACGTCGCTGAACACGACTTCTGCCTGGTCGCCAGGCAGACGCGCACCACGCCGCACGCGTCAACGATCCCGGGCTCGCTCGTGCACGCGCTCCACGCTGATGCCCAGCCGGTCGCACACCTCGTCGAGCGAGTGAGCCTTCACGCGCCCCTGGGCGAGGTCAGCGAGTTGCTCGACGATCTCACGCCGCGTGGCCGACACCGCCCGCGCCATCTCATCGAGACGCTCGGCGCTGTCGACGACGGCGCCGGGTTTGCCGAAGCGGGTCAGGATGACACGCTGCTTCTGCGCGGTCTCGTTCAGCCACGAAACGCCGCGGTCAGCAGCAGCGCTGATGGGGACCTTCAACGGGCGAGGGGTGTCCATGCCTCCTAGCCTACCGAGGGCTGGGCAGACTTGCAAAGAAGGTCGTCCGAAGGGTCGCGGCGGCGGCCGGAGGTCGTGTCCGCCGTGGCAAGGGCCTCCTCGGTGAAGCTGCCGCGCAGGTGGTGCAGTGACATTGGGCACCGGTATCCGTCGATGATGAGGCCGAGTGTTCGCCGAACGTTGACGTCTACTCGAAGTCGCTGCGCAAGGCGTCGAGCGGGAGCTCCTGGGGGAGGGGCGGCTCGTCGGTGTCCAGCGTGCCTAACAGGAGCTCGACCGTGCGACTCGCGCCGATCTTGTGATGCCGATAGGCGCGGAGGCAGGCCGAGCACCTGGCCGATCTCAGCGACGCCGAGGCACATGCGTTCCTCGACGACGTCAGAGCAGTCGGGAGCGCCATCCGCACCCTCGGCGGCGACGCGGTGCGGGTCAACTACGCCATCCTCGGCAACGCCGAGCCCCATCTGCATCCACACCTGATCCCACGGGTGCCCGGCGGGGACCCGCAGCCGCGGGGTGCTGGAGCTGCGTCTGCGACGAGTGGTCGCGCCCCTGGAACATGGGCCGCTCCCCACACCACCAATCAGAACTGGGCTTGGACGGGGACGCCGGGTCCTCGTCGGTGGGGCGCCCGGCCGCTCAGCGACCTGCAACCTCTACAGGAGCCCCAGAAGTTCGCCGGCTTGTCCCCGTGGCCGGCGGTTGCGCCATCCCTGACCTTCTCGTAGGAGACCGGCTCACCGGCGGCCGCGGCGTTACGCGGTCAACCAGGCACGCAGCGTGGCTGGGCGTCGGATCTGCCGACCTGCGCCGGGTCGTCCAGCCGCCACACGCTCTTCGCGCGCTGGAGTGCCGTCTCGGTCTTGGCAACACCCTTCGGTCCGTCGAGCAGCACAACCGGGAGCTGTGGCAGGACGGTATCCAGCTTCATCGAACCACTACGCGGCCATCGACAGGCACGCCGCGAAGGCGCAGGGCCCCGGTTGGGAGAGCTCGGCTGGCGGGTGTCGGGGTTGGCTGCGGGCCGGCGGGGCGGTGTGGCGTCCAGTTCGTTTCAGGAGACGACGATGGTCGCGTCCCCTGAGCAGCGGGGTCCACGGGTCCGGCAGGGATGCTCCTGGGGGTATCCCGCCTCGTGGCGGGTGCGCGGTGGCGAACTAGGAAGCGACGGGCTCGTAGTGGCGAACCAGGCTCTCGGTACCGCTGCCCTTGGCCTCGGCGACCACAGCTTCCAGATCCGCGGCGACCGCATCTGCCACGAAGCGCTCACCGCAGTTGTCGCAAACGTCGGCCGGCACGTTGCGCACGACCACAACGGTGCCGTCGGCGTCAGCGGCGAAGGTCGTCGTCCCAGGGGAGAGGGCATCGTGCCCGCAGACCGGACAGGTCATCGGCGCTCCTTACGGGTGCGGAAGTCCGCCTCCCAGCGGTCAGTGCTGGGCTCGTAGACGGTGATCACATAGTGAGCGCCTGCGACATCATCCGCAATCAGGATGTGCAGCGGGCGATCACCGCTCCATCCGAGCACGAGCCGGGTGGGCAGAGGACGCCCGATCCGGTGGCTCCGTTCGATGGCCTCACCGGACGCGACGGCCTCCAGGACAGCCGCTCGGGTGATGCCCCGCTCGATCATCTGCTGCAGTGCGTGAACGCGGTAGCGGACTTCGCCCATGCCTCTGATCTTCGGTCTCGGTGGTCCGTGACCATACCCCCGGGGGTGAGACACGGCCTGCCGAGGCGAAGGGGCCTGGGGTAGCGATGCTCGGGTCGGACCTGTCGAGGCGTTGGGATGCGGCGGGTGAGGGTGAGTGGTGCGCGGCGCCGTCCCAACGCGGCTGCGGACCGTCGCCCGGTCGTGTTCCACCGTGGCGAGCAGGACTTCGCTCTTCTGCCGGTTCCACTGCTGCACGAGGTGCTGTGTCGCGCGGTGCCCGCCCCCGAGGTGATCGCTGAGGACGGTGGCTGGACTGCGGCCGAGGTGACGCGCCTGCTGGAGGTGCTCGGGCCAGTCCACCACAATCCGCACGTCGTAGGGAGGACGCGATGACCAAGGCCCCCCAAGTCCTGGTGACGCTGCCGGCGGATGTCCAGGAGGTGGATGACTCCGGCTACGTGTGGGCGTTCCTCGATCGTGCGAACGCTCCTGAGCGCGTGCGTCCTGGTGCCATCATCGTGGCCGGCGATCCGGTGGAGCCGTTCCTGGCCAGGGTCGTGGACATCGTCGCGGGTCCCTCGGAGCGTTGGATCGTCCACCTCGACGTCCTCGGCGTTCCAGAGGCGACGATCGACGAGCTCCGGCACGCGCAGTTGCTGCCGAGCTGACACGTGCGGCGCTCTTGCCGCCATGCTCAGGCCGCCGAGCACGCCGAAGGGAGGCTTTCCACCGGGCAGGCGCCCGGCCTGGAGGTGCCGTCGGCGCCCCAGCGGTTCCCCGCGGTAGACCCGTGCTGCGGGACGTATCGGTCCGTCGCGGCGGGTCTATGGTGGGGTAGCGCAGCAGGCCGGGCAGTTGCAGGCGCGGATCGATGACGCCCGCCGCGCGCGTTCCCTCGCGTCCTCGAGGACACCAGTGCCGTCGCAGTGCGAGCGGACCTGCGCCGTGACCCATCGCCTTCGACGGGGCTGCCGCAGAGCCTGTGGATGACGACCTCCGGGTTCGGCGGGTCCCGGCTACGGTGCTCGACGTCCACCCACACGGTTGGGGTGTCATGAGGACCGAGGAGTCGCGTTGAAGATCGTGACACTGCGGGATGAGTTGGTACCAGCGGACGGTTGCGTCGTCATTCGCGGCGGTGCTGGCACCCTCGAGCATGATCATGTCCGAGGGCAGGCTGTTGAGAACCACGATCGGTACGGCTTCTACGGCGTCTCGGTGTTCGTGACGCCGCCATCGGCGGTCGCCGACCTGTTTGGTGACCATCCGATCGGTAGCCGCAACTGCTTCGACGGCCCCGTGATCGCCCCACCCGAACCCTTGCCGCCAGTACGGTGACCGTTCAGACTGGAGCCATGGCCATGAAGCCCGACATCAGCGTGGATCTCTTCAAGATCGACGAAGACGGTCACGTCTGGACCGCCGCCTCGAAGCTTCCTGACGGTTTCCGTCCGGGCGATCACCTTGTGCTGGGTGACGGCGGGGACGCAGCACCGGCTGTGGCCCGTGTCGTTGACATGGGCGAGCGCTGGGTGCGGTTCCATGTGCTCGCGGGGCCTGCGGAAGACCACCGACACCTCCTGCGTGGCCGTCCCGCGGCCTGAGCTCAAAGCCCACAGGTCTGTCGTCGCTGCTCGATCCCGACCGCGAAACGACTCGGCCGCATGCGTGTCTCTATGTCGCCATAGACCCGTGCTGCGAGACATATCTGCCCCGCCGGGCGGGTCTACCCGCCGGTAGGTGCGCCGGCGCCGGCGCCCAGAGGGTCAGCAGGCGGTGGCGACTGCCAGGGCGTGGCAGACCTCGCGCATGCGCTCCGGGCCGAGGTCGGTGATGCGCCGGGTGAGGAAGGCGGTGCGGACCAACGTGGCGTTGTCCAGGGTCAGGGCGCACGGTGCGGGCATGCCGTCGGACTCGTCGAGGGGCACCTCCGTGGGGATGCCCCGGACCGTGCGGGTGGCGGGGACCGCCAGGAGCTGGTGCAGCACCGTGATCGCTGCGTCGCGGGTGAGGATCAGGTGCGGACGCGGGTTGCGGTCCGGGTGCTCATACCACCAGACCTCGCCGTGGGCGACCACCGCACAGCCCCCTTTACGGCTGCCACGGGCCGAAGCCCGCTGCCCGCTCCTCGGCGTCGAGGCGCTCGAGCATCACGGCGGTGTCCGCCTCGTCGGCGCGCGGGTCGCCCCACGCGTCGGGCGTGGCGGGCGGGACGCGGCGGTAGCCCTCGAGGATCTGCCGGTCGATCTCGGCCTCGCGCTCGTCGTGGAGGAACGCCGCGACGGCGGTGCGGATCAGCGCGGATCGCGAGGTGCCGCGCCGCGCGGCCTCTCGGTCGAGCAGCGCGAGGAGCTCCCCGTTGAGCTGCACCATCGTCTGCGTCCGTGCCATAGGGCGACCATAGCACTATGGTTCATGTCACCTGGGCACCTTGTCGAGCGCCGCCCGCCGGTCCGGGCGCACCAGCTGCCCAGCCGGCCTGGCCGTCCGCCCATGAGTGATAGGCAAGAGGCTATCAGGCTGATAGTCTCGGCGTATGAACGCTGGGCGCATGCTTCGCTGGGGCCGGCGCCGGGCCGGGTTGACCCAGCGAGAGCTGGCGATCCGCGCCGGGGTGTCCCAGCCCACCGTGGCCCGCATCGAGGGGGGGCGCGCGGCGCCCCGGGCCGACACTCTGGACCGGCTCCTGCGCGCGTGCGGGCTCATGCTCGACGCGATCCCCCTGGAGGGGGCGGGTGTGGACCGCACGGTTCTGCGCGAGCAGCTTGCCGCGTCCCCCGAGCAGCGCGCGGCCTTCGCCCAGCGTGGCGCGCAGGTCCGCTCCGAGCTCGCGCGGGCCGCAGAGCGCGGATGACCCCCGACCTCATCGGCGTCCTGGAGGCCCTCGACCGCCACGGCGTCCGGTGCGTGGTCATCGGCGGGCTGGCCGCGAACCTGCTCGGCTCGCCGATCCTCACCAACGACGTCGACGTCTGCTACGCGCGTGACGACGCGAACCTCGAGCGGCTGGCGGCGGCCCTCACCGCCCTTGACGCCAGCCTGCGCGGGGCGCCACCCGGTCTGGCGTTCACTCCGGACGCGGCCACCCTGCGCGCCGGAGACCGCTTCACCTTCACGACCCGCCTCGGCCCCCTCGACGTGCTCGGCCAGCCCGACGGCAGCGGCGGGTACGAGGCCCTGCGACGCACCGCCCGACGGTTCACGGTGCGGGGTGTGCAGGTTCTGGTGTGCTCCCTGGACGACCTCATCACGATGAAGCGCGCCGCCGGCCGGGTGAAGGACCGTCTCATGGTCGAGGAGCTCGCCGCACTGCGCGAAGAGCGCGACCGCCTCGCCGCCGAGGGTCACGATCCCGACGCCGGCCTGCCGGATCGGCCCTCCTGAGCACCCGTCGCCCTCCCGTGGGTGTAGGAGGTCGACCGGAGGTTGGCGGCGATCTCCGGCTGCCGCCGCGCCCAGTAGCGTTCGATGTCGTTGCGGCCCGCCGGCAGGCCGGGGTCGTCAGCGACGTCGTCGAGGAAACCGAGCGCTTGCACGATATGGGCCAAGGAGCGGGAACGCCCCGCATCCTCGCGGCGGCCTCGAACGCCTCGGACGGCAGCGTCGTGACCGCCCAGCCGAGCGCTTCGGGGTCGCTGGTCGTGACGGCCCGGTGCGCAAGGTAGACGGGGTCCGCCTGCGGGTCGATCTGGGCTGGATCGGCGTTCCACACCAGGTGCCAGAGGTGGTCGGGCAGCCTGGTCGGTGTTCGGGCCGGCGCCGCGGACGGCAGCACGACCCCGTGCAGGTAGGCCAGCAGCCGCTGCACCGCGGGGTGGTCGAGCGCCAGGTACCACACGTCCAGTCGCGTGCTTCGTCCCCGTAGCAGCCGGGGTTCACGACGCCGTCGTGCCAGTCCTCGGGAGTCGAGCCGGTCCAGGCTGCGCGACGCGGTCGTGGGTGACAGCCCGCAGCGCGCGGCGGCGGCGCGGGCCGATGGCAGCCCCCGCGGGGCGCGTGACAACGCGGCCAGCACGAGCAGCGCAC
The sequence above is a segment of the Egibacteraceae bacterium genome. Coding sequences within it:
- a CDS encoding S1 RNA-binding domain-containing protein, coding for MDGEGDLVATAAQAEALAARILDCERMRPLVGVSTHWSSGQPCVDVAALRAEVAAVADVAVVETGEASWALATALPERLDVYNGALRLWRPGVEAGADRRAHPLLMIRSPGDASAAVGRLRSELGMDGDAGSSSVERPVVGATVTATVVAVTARDATVDIAGTTARVARSGLAQGRISDARDVLRVGQAVRARVLRVERDGPVVTLKTGSPSPWRQFVIEYAEGDVVRGRVDAVRGDIALVEVAPGVRGRLDRAQMAADTALAPGQVIAVRIVSFDQGGAGLALSMASVGPTERPRPGLVVLPDGPVFLGAGEGEETRDLRASLDAANARLAALEADCQQLQGELDAVCQDRQRAFEALRATRAQAHELRKQVRGERERRRQLQARLGLAVEVSDAEEFVEAVRAAYQRLYPAADRQRYPLSRMRVGAQLLDRLDELDAVPADKVVEVCAHVAAGRHWEIAGLQVHQLRDTVRGSVRVRASDGAQAWRCALQLNRPSARRLHWWEIPGTPRAVEFASVGVHDDVDIPC
- a CDS encoding type II toxin-antitoxin system MqsA family antitoxin, translated to MTCPVCGHDALSPGTTTFAADADGTVVVVRNVPADVCDNCGERFVADAVAADLEAVVAEAKGSGTESLVRHYEPVAS
- a CDS encoding type II toxin-antitoxin system PemK/MazF family toxin, translating into MVAHGEVWWYEHPDRNPRPHLILTRDAAITVLHQLLAVPATRTVRGIPTEVPLDESDGMPAPCALTLDNATLVRTAFLTRRITDLGPERMREVCHALAVATAC
- a CDS encoding CopG family transcriptional regulator, with amino-acid sequence MARTQTMVQLNGELLALLDREAARRGTSRSALIRTAVAAFLHDEREAEIDRQILEGYRRVPPATPDAWGDPRADEADTAVMLERLDAEERAAGFGPWQP
- a CDS encoding S8 family serine peptidase produces the protein MTCGARGRGLRLLAALAALSLWAALAPAATADPAGAGPGAPPERPDGSWDGAAFAPDEVIVRWRAGASASARSGARAQHGLVATGSAPRTGVEFHRITNGRAPDAVARGLQRDGRVEHAEPNSVLRALADPPNDPAFGSQWGLHNTGQTIEANPGVAGVDVDVLDAWDDSLGADVVVAVIDEGTDREHPDLNANMWVNPDPGTDLRYPDDDFGWDFHHDDNSVFDPADGDSHGTHVSGTVAAVTDNGLGVAGVAPDATVMPLKFLGPDGGLLEDAILAIDYAAERGVRIANNSWGSDGFSEFLGDAIEGSGIAFIAAAGNEGRDVDAAPTYPCSYDLPNVLCVAAVDNNGDLAGYSNFGAASVHVGAPGTAVASTFPRLPDMTMALQIDAPAYDAMFWGFDLSDVSGGAAPRTDALDRALDHLGAAADDPILLVDDDESALGFPDARPLYLDALGAGGYTDVTVHDVVADTAGPTAAQMDGHTVVWFTGAAFGDPPDGATTLTDADQANLTTFLDAGGALLLAGADAIYRIEGSAFVSDRLHAEFLGETTGRAGLQGQAGTVYDGAVYDLVANLFVDNIAPASAAATPALTFPGETTYADAYAFLAGTSMATPHASGVAALVASLRPALSGTEIVDLLKDTAVPLAALDGVTTTGGLVSASAAVQATLALPELAVPGAPAGVSAVAGDGAATVSWSAPGADGGSAVTGYTVTAEPRGASVTVGGDAREATVAGLDNGTAYTFTVHATNAVGDGPASAASAPVTPLSPEACPEGGVPDAGFGDVAAGNVHAAAVSCAAWYGLAQGTGATTFAPGTSVRRDQMASFIGRLVEQAGVELDASGAPFGDVAGNVHAPRINGLANAGIVQGVRPGEYAPSALVTRDQMASFLVRTYELLVEQTLPAPPHGFTDVAGTVHEAAIAKSAGAGFARGLSATTYGPRQQVRRDQMASFLTRVLQQLVHDGLVQSRA
- a CDS encoding helix-turn-helix domain-containing protein, with translation MLRWGRRRAGLTQRELAIRAGVSQPTVARIEGGRAAPRADTLDRLLRACGLMLDAIPLEGAGVDRTVLREQLAASPEQRAAFAQRGAQVRSELARAAERG
- a CDS encoding DUF4258 domain-containing protein; the encoded protein is MGEVRYRVHALQQMIERGITRAAVLEAVASGEAIERSHRIGRPLPTRLVLGWSGDRPLHILIADDVAGAHYVITVYEPSTDRWEADFRTRKERR